A stretch of the Myxococcus guangdongensis genome encodes the following:
- a CDS encoding DUF58 domain-containing protein codes for MLLDAQTLARLKGVKLRARAVMEGVLSGLHKSPHQGQSVEFAEHKEYAPGDELRHLDWKAYGKFDKYYVKRFEHETNLRAVMVVDASASMGYQSGALSKLEVATTLAGALSYLLVRQQDAAGLALLTGGKWKDVPPRASAGHLNVLLDTLDATAAGGTTDLGSAADHLAEVLPRRSTVIVLSDLLDEKQDALKRVLALRQRKNDVSLFHVVDPAELTFPFDDPTLFMDMEGEGRIEVNPREIKESYLEEFHAFLANVKASCAEADVDYELVRTDEKLDDVLLRYLARRGRRG; via the coding sequence GTGCTGCTCGATGCCCAGACGCTGGCCCGCCTCAAGGGCGTGAAGCTGCGTGCCCGCGCGGTGATGGAGGGGGTGCTGTCCGGCCTCCACAAGAGCCCTCATCAGGGGCAGAGCGTGGAGTTCGCCGAGCACAAGGAGTACGCGCCCGGCGACGAGCTGCGCCACCTGGACTGGAAGGCGTACGGCAAGTTCGACAAGTACTACGTCAAGCGCTTCGAGCACGAGACGAACCTGCGCGCGGTGATGGTGGTGGATGCGTCCGCCTCCATGGGCTACCAGAGCGGCGCTTTGTCCAAGCTGGAGGTGGCGACGACGCTGGCGGGCGCGCTGTCGTACCTGCTGGTGCGTCAGCAGGACGCGGCGGGCCTGGCGCTGCTCACCGGCGGCAAGTGGAAGGACGTGCCTCCGCGCGCCTCCGCGGGCCACTTGAACGTGCTGCTCGACACGCTGGATGCGACGGCGGCCGGCGGCACCACGGACCTGGGCAGCGCGGCGGACCACCTGGCGGAGGTGCTGCCAAGGCGCTCCACAGTCATCGTCCTGTCGGACCTGCTCGACGAGAAGCAGGACGCGCTCAAGCGGGTGCTGGCGCTCAGGCAGCGCAAGAACGACGTGTCGCTGTTCCACGTCGTGGACCCGGCGGAGCTGACGTTCCCCTTCGATGACCCCACGCTCTTCATGGACATGGAGGGTGAGGGCCGCATCGAGGTGAACCCGCGTGAAATCAAGGAGAGCTACCTGGAGGAGTTCCACGCCTTCCTGGCGAACGTGAAGGCGTCGTGCGCGGAGGCGGACGTGGACTACGAGCTGGTGCGCACGGACGAGAAGCTGGACGACGTGCTGCTGCGTTATCTGGCGCGGCGCGGGAGGCGCGGGTGA
- a CDS encoding AAA family ATPase, translating into MESAAPAPRPVPDASSDDLRAVEELAEARNAIVAQIEKRVVGQREVVEHLLISLFSRGHCLFVGVPGLAKTLLISTLADVLNLSFNRIQFTPDLMPSDITGTDILEEDRTTGRRNFRFVQGPLFANIILADEVNRTPPKTQAALLQAMQEYRITAGGRTYPLAPPFLVFATQNPIEQEGTYPLPEAQLDRFMFLVDVGYPTAEEEIQIVKSTTGGEQPALEKILSPERIVALQDLVRRVPVPDHVVRFAVELVRNTRPKEAGVPDFVAKNVSWGAGPRASQYLVLAAKARAILHGRFVATVEDVRALARPVLRHRVLPNFTAESEGITSVKLVDQLLTVVKG; encoded by the coding sequence ATGGAAAGCGCCGCCCCCGCCCCACGTCCCGTGCCCGACGCCTCGAGCGACGACCTCCGCGCAGTCGAGGAGCTTGCCGAGGCCCGTAACGCCATCGTCGCCCAAATCGAGAAGCGCGTCGTCGGGCAGCGCGAGGTGGTGGAGCACCTGCTCATCTCGCTCTTCAGCCGGGGCCACTGCCTGTTCGTCGGCGTGCCGGGCCTGGCCAAGACGCTGCTCATCTCCACGCTGGCGGACGTGCTGAACCTGTCCTTCAACCGCATCCAGTTCACCCCGGACCTGATGCCCTCGGACATCACCGGCACGGACATCCTGGAGGAGGACCGCACCACCGGCCGGCGCAACTTCCGCTTCGTGCAGGGCCCCCTGTTCGCCAACATCATCCTGGCCGACGAGGTGAACCGCACGCCGCCCAAGACGCAGGCCGCGCTGCTGCAGGCCATGCAGGAGTACCGCATCACCGCCGGCGGCCGCACGTATCCGCTGGCCCCGCCCTTCCTCGTCTTCGCCACGCAGAACCCCATCGAGCAGGAGGGCACCTACCCCCTGCCCGAGGCGCAGCTGGACCGGTTCATGTTCCTGGTGGACGTGGGCTACCCCACCGCCGAGGAGGAGATTCAAATCGTCAAGAGCACCACCGGCGGCGAGCAGCCGGCGCTCGAGAAGATTCTGTCTCCCGAGCGCATCGTCGCGCTCCAGGATCTGGTGCGGCGCGTGCCGGTGCCGGACCACGTGGTGCGCTTCGCGGTGGAGCTGGTGCGCAACACCCGCCCCAAGGAGGCGGGCGTGCCGGACTTCGTGGCGAAGAACGTGTCGTGGGGCGCGGGTCCTCGCGCCAGCCAGTACCTGGTGCTCGCGGCCAAGGCGCGCGCCATCCTGCACGGGCGCTTCGTGGCGACGGTGGAGGACGTGCGCGCGCTGGCGCGGCCCGTGCTGCGCCACCGCGTGCTGCCCAACTTCACCGCGGAGAGCGAGGGAATCACGTCCGTGAAGCTGGTCGACCAGCTCCTCACGGTGGTGAAGGGCTAG